One region of Endozoicomonas sp. Mp262 genomic DNA includes:
- a CDS encoding autotransporter outer membrane beta-barrel domain-containing protein, with translation MVIPIGNNPTTPAINVSGTVTFTDSSKIQLNPDLEFFSGQTPTLLSILQAASGITTESSLTLNPPPLLGITYVPDNDATIEATVTPETPDQVADTIKQNGGGKSAQDTVKAFLDRILVGHSAVKEDVKKIYEHIAELPSGAAIANAGEELRVNNAGVTQEVNSALQTMAVTQVTRHINSTRLPSSIGASSSTRIPSSSGTSSTTTLPAPGNKKGANYGDNGSSHGLWMQALLADSSQKNRTNDQGGKLLGYDATSEGITLGYDQENEGLTLGGAVTFANTRVDKKDSRDHSELANYQVSLYGSWENEQWFSDVILNVGRSFHERTRFIDGANLDPIKSDFISNLYGLQVLSGMKYIYNDYYLQPTLGFSYSRIETPSYEEKSIGLTAKKQTYQRIELGLGLIASRSFELSSGILTPQIQLMGWHDFKNQQVETDLQFVSGPTFTSKGADPEKNNWQAIAMLSYQKNNNIEFLVGYEHMESSGSASNNYFMGVKYRY, from the coding sequence ATGGTCATACCTATAGGAAACAACCCCACAACACCCGCAATAAATGTATCAGGTACTGTTACATTCACAGACAGTTCTAAAATCCAGCTCAATCCAGATCTGGAGTTTTTCAGTGGACAGACCCCTACTTTACTTTCCATTCTTCAGGCTGCCAGCGGTATTACAACCGAATCAAGCCTTACATTAAACCCTCCTCCACTTCTCGGCATCACTTATGTACCAGACAATGATGCAACAATAGAAGCAACAGTAACCCCAGAGACTCCAGACCAGGTAGCTGACACCATTAAACAAAATGGTGGAGGAAAAAGCGCTCAAGATACAGTAAAGGCATTTCTTGACCGCATATTGGTTGGTCATTCAGCAGTAAAAGAAGACGTCAAGAAAATCTATGAACATATTGCCGAGCTCCCTAGTGGTGCCGCGATAGCAAATGCGGGTGAGGAACTGCGGGTCAATAATGCAGGGGTCACCCAGGAAGTGAACAGTGCCTTACAAACAATGGCGGTCACACAAGTAACCCGCCACATTAACTCAACGCGCCTACCAAGCAGCATAGGGGCATCCAGCTCAACCCGGATTCCCAGCAGCTCAGGAACATCGAGTACAACAACACTCCCCGCTCCCGGCAACAAAAAGGGCGCTAACTATGGTGATAACGGTTCCAGTCATGGTCTTTGGATGCAGGCCTTATTAGCCGACAGCAGCCAGAAAAATCGTACAAATGACCAGGGAGGCAAGTTGCTCGGCTATGATGCCACTTCTGAAGGAATAACCCTGGGTTATGACCAGGAAAATGAGGGACTCACCCTTGGAGGGGCAGTAACGTTTGCCAATACCCGGGTTGATAAAAAGGATTCTCGAGATCATTCTGAACTTGCAAACTATCAAGTCAGCCTATATGGGTCATGGGAAAATGAACAGTGGTTCTCAGATGTCATTTTAAATGTTGGCAGAAGCTTTCACGAACGCACCCGTTTCATTGATGGCGCAAATCTGGACCCTATCAAATCCGACTTTATATCTAACCTGTATGGCCTTCAGGTGCTATCAGGTATGAAGTACATTTATAATGATTACTATTTGCAGCCCACCCTGGGTTTTAGTTACTCCAGGATAGAAACCCCATCGTACGAAGAAAAAAGTATTGGCCTGACAGCAAAAAAACAAACATACCAGCGCATCGAGCTGGGCCTTGGGCTGATTGCAAGCCGGTCATTTGAGTTATCCAGCGGGATATTGACCCCACAGATTCAGTTAATGGGATGGCATGACTTTAAAAACCAGCAGGTTGAAACAGACCTCCAGTTTGTGTCAGGCCCCACATTCACCAGCAAAGGTGCAGACCCTGAAAAAAACAACTGGCAGGCTATAGCAATGCTGTCCTATCAAAAAAATAACAATATCGAGTTTCTGGTGGGTTACGAACATATGGAAAGTAGCGGATCTGCCAGTAACAATTATTTTATGGGGGTTAAATACAGATATTAG
- a CDS encoding PHP domain-containing protein — translation MNQIDLHCHTTASDGTLSPLELYQRAHKKGVTTLAITDHDTVAACEFLLNTHLPDGPRLITGIELSTAWSGVEIHIVGLNFPLNTPDLNQIVQRQSQARHQRSLHIAKRLARHLNSGLTQDDIIHGVTALAKSTFISGTDDFHLPTELIQTGRPHFARWLQQEGYVKSEQEAFKKLLGNSKLGNLRAFWPATSQAVAWVRALGGTAVLAHPGKYGMTRTKLRALIKDFKLAGGHALEIASGNTPASQIQQLAGFCHEFQLKASQGSDFHSPDNPWIELGRLPKTPDSISYVWEDW, via the coding sequence TTGAACCAGATTGACCTACACTGCCACACCACTGCATCAGATGGCACCCTTAGTCCCCTGGAACTTTACCAGCGAGCCCATAAAAAGGGTGTCACGACATTGGCTATCACTGATCACGATACCGTAGCTGCCTGTGAGTTTTTACTCAACACCCACCTTCCTGACGGCCCCAGGCTGATTACCGGTATCGAACTATCCACTGCCTGGTCCGGTGTGGAAATCCATATTGTCGGATTAAACTTCCCTCTCAACACCCCTGACCTAAACCAAATAGTCCAACGCCAAAGCCAGGCTCGACATCAACGTTCACTTCATATAGCCAAACGGCTGGCTCGCCACCTTAACAGTGGCCTGACACAGGATGACATCATACACGGGGTAACAGCACTGGCTAAATCAACCTTTATTTCTGGTACTGATGACTTTCATCTCCCCACAGAACTCATACAAACAGGCCGCCCTCATTTTGCCCGGTGGTTACAGCAGGAAGGTTATGTAAAGAGTGAACAGGAAGCCTTTAAAAAACTGCTTGGCAATTCAAAACTGGGAAACCTTCGGGCCTTTTGGCCTGCCACCAGCCAGGCTGTGGCCTGGGTCCGGGCTTTAGGGGGCACCGCCGTACTTGCCCACCCGGGCAAATATGGAATGACCAGAACCAAACTCAGGGCATTAATAAAAGATTTTAAATTAGCCGGAGGTCATGCCCTGGAGATTGCCAGTGGTAATACCCCGGCCAGCCAGATACAGCAACTGGCTGGTTTCTGCCATGAATTTCAGCTAAAGGCTTCTCAGGGCAGTGACTTTCACTCCCCGGATAATCCCTGGATTGAGCTGGGACGACTGCCAAAAACACCCGATAGCATTAGCTATGTTTGGGAGGACTGGTAA
- the ispZ gene encoding septation protein IspZ, with product MKQFIDFIPLIVFLLVYKMDPRVISLFGNEFELGGPFSATMVLMLASAVVYGGFYLKERTLEKSQAITLVAVMAFGGLTLAFHNESFLKWKAPIVNWIFAGAFLASQFVGKKPLIQRMLDHALTLPDSVWLRMNLSWVVFFIFLGAANLFVAFTFHSIWVDFKVFGSLILTFLFVIIQFLFISRHIRTEEK from the coding sequence ATGAAACAGTTTATTGATTTTATTCCCCTGATTGTCTTTTTGCTGGTCTATAAAATGGACCCACGGGTTATCAGCCTGTTCGGGAACGAGTTTGAGCTTGGAGGGCCTTTTAGTGCCACAATGGTGCTGATGCTGGCCTCAGCGGTGGTTTATGGGGGCTTTTATCTCAAGGAGCGTACCCTGGAAAAAAGTCAGGCTATTACCTTGGTGGCTGTTATGGCCTTTGGAGGCCTGACACTGGCTTTTCACAATGAGTCTTTTTTAAAGTGGAAGGCACCCATTGTGAACTGGATTTTTGCGGGTGCATTTCTGGCTAGCCAGTTTGTAGGTAAAAAACCACTGATTCAAAGAATGCTTGATCATGCCTTGACGTTACCTGACTCTGTTTGGTTGCGCATGAATTTGAGTTGGGTGGTGTTCTTTATTTTCCTTGGAGCTGCCAATTTGTTTGTGGCATTTACTTTCCACAGCATTTGGGTGGACTTCAAGGTGTTCGGTAGCCTGATACTGACCTTTCTCTTTGTTATTATTCAGTTTCTTTTTATATCCCGGCATATACGTACAGAGGAAAAGTAA
- a CDS encoding YciI family protein, protein MIYAIISDDVENSLPLRKQARAAHLARLKVLKAEGRLVLAGPCPAIDSNDPGEAGFTGSLVVAEFESLEAAQVWADADPYIEAGVYRRVIVKPFKKVLP, encoded by the coding sequence ATGATTTATGCCATTATTAGCGATGATGTTGAAAACAGCCTGCCACTGCGAAAGCAGGCTCGAGCGGCTCACCTGGCCAGGCTTAAGGTACTGAAAGCTGAAGGGCGGCTGGTGTTGGCTGGGCCGTGCCCGGCTATTGACAGCAATGATCCGGGCGAAGCAGGTTTTACCGGTAGCCTGGTGGTGGCTGAATTTGAAAGTCTGGAAGCGGCTCAGGTCTGGGCTGATGCTGATCCTTATATAGAGGCTGGTGTTTACCGCCGTGTTATTGTCAAGCCATTCAAGAAAGTGTTGCCGTGA
- a CDS encoding TIGR04211 family SH3 domain-containing protein, with protein sequence MKLIKKTVTALLCSLLFVGSAVAESRYITDVIYVPMRAGPGNQYKIVHHGLKTGTEMNVLELDAGNEFSKVVTPSGLEGYVRTQYLLKRPPARMLLPEALARADKADKDREQLLRQLKAKESELATLETKVKTTNKDLEARQVELKRVLDISSDTLAIDQRNKQLVEENQRLKNRVQILGADNDQLQQESSYRWFLYGGGTILIGIILGLLLPRIRVRKKTADWV encoded by the coding sequence GTGAAGTTGATTAAAAAAACAGTGACAGCCCTGCTTTGCAGCTTGCTGTTTGTGGGTTCAGCTGTGGCTGAGAGTCGCTATATTACTGATGTTATTTATGTGCCCATGCGGGCGGGCCCGGGTAATCAGTATAAGATCGTTCACCATGGCCTTAAAACAGGCACTGAAATGAATGTGCTGGAATTGGATGCGGGTAATGAGTTCAGCAAGGTAGTCACCCCCTCTGGTCTGGAGGGTTATGTTCGTACCCAGTATCTGCTGAAAAGGCCCCCTGCCAGAATGTTGCTCCCTGAGGCACTGGCGCGTGCAGATAAAGCGGATAAAGACCGTGAACAGCTGTTACGGCAATTGAAGGCCAAGGAAAGCGAACTGGCTACGCTGGAAACCAAAGTCAAGACAACCAATAAGGATCTGGAAGCGCGGCAGGTGGAACTCAAGCGAGTGCTGGATATCAGTTCTGATACATTGGCTATTGACCAGCGCAATAAACAGCTGGTTGAAGAAAACCAGAGGCTTAAAAATCGGGTTCAAATACTGGGGGCGGACAATGACCAGTTACAGCAGGAGAGCAGTTATCGTTGGTTCCTGTACGGTGGAGGTACTATTCTCATAGGCATTATCCTTGGCCTGTTGCTGCCAAGAATCAGGGTCAGGAAAAAGACAGCTGACTGGGTGTAG
- a CDS encoding O-methyltransferase, which produces MDCLVNPSIEQYCELMTGGESDVLQALAQATRERTRYPDNMSGRLVGQTLKLLAAISNSKSVLEIGMFTGYAALSLAEGVPEEGIVYCCESNPRVIEIAREFFDRSHHGHKIQVLFGKARDTIAKISCELDMVFIDADKKAYADYFEIVLPMLRKGGLIIIDDALWRGGVLEPRDERDQIIADLNKHIFKREDVENVILPVRHGLNIVRKL; this is translated from the coding sequence ATGGACTGTTTGGTTAATCCATCTATAGAGCAATACTGTGAATTAATGACCGGCGGTGAGTCTGATGTGTTACAGGCATTAGCTCAGGCCACCCGTGAGCGAACCCGTTACCCTGACAATATGTCTGGTCGGCTGGTGGGACAAACCCTGAAATTGCTGGCTGCCATCAGCAATAGCAAGTCAGTTCTGGAAATAGGCATGTTTACGGGGTATGCCGCCTTATCCCTGGCGGAAGGAGTGCCTGAAGAGGGGATTGTTTATTGTTGCGAATCCAACCCCCGGGTCATTGAAATTGCCCGGGAATTCTTTGATCGCTCTCACCATGGCCATAAAATCCAGGTGCTGTTCGGCAAGGCCCGGGATACCATTGCCAAGATTAGCTGTGAGCTGGATATGGTATTTATTGATGCCGATAAAAAGGCTTACGCTGATTATTTTGAAATAGTATTGCCGATGTTACGAAAAGGTGGGCTCATCATTATTGATGATGCACTTTGGAGGGGTGGGGTGCTTGAACCCAGGGATGAGAGAGATCAGATTATAGCCGATTTAAATAAACATATTTTCAAACGAGAGGATGTTGAAAATGTCATATTGCCAGTCAGACATGGACTTAACATTGTCAGAAAGTTATAG
- a CDS encoding BolA/IbaG family iron-sulfur metabolism protein — protein sequence MSMKEHISRKLQSSIRLSHVEVINESHLHNVPPGSESHFKVILVSDEFIGKMPVKRHQLVYGILANEIRQDIHALALHTYTESEWHDRLKKAPDTPDCKGGSNH from the coding sequence ATGAGTATGAAAGAGCACATTAGCAGGAAACTGCAATCATCTATTAGACTCAGCCACGTGGAAGTCATAAATGAAAGCCATTTGCACAATGTTCCACCCGGCTCCGAATCACACTTTAAAGTCATTCTGGTGAGTGACGAGTTTATTGGCAAAATGCCCGTCAAGCGGCATCAGCTGGTTTATGGCATTCTTGCCAATGAAATAAGGCAGGATATCCATGCCCTGGCTCTGCATACCTATACTGAAAGTGAATGGCACGACCGATTAAAAAAAGCACCGGACACACCTGACTGCAAGGGAGGAAGCAACCACTGA
- a CDS encoding 2Fe-2S iron-sulfur cluster-binding protein, whose translation MPYINIFGHSCQLDKDENLLDGLLRQGIRIPYSCRAGVCHSCLLKLKSGLPPEGSQRSLTPLQIKKGYILACQSTVSENLDIEYIQRDEMPATIIAKEMLTPTRILLTLTTRFPVATDTLSSSLLLSLCFADNLTGHFPVESVSGESNEIKIALERKAGDPLSAWIYEHATPGVQLMIKIIENSND comes from the coding sequence ATGCCCTATATTAATATCTTTGGTCATTCCTGCCAGCTTGATAAGGATGAAAACCTTCTCGATGGCCTGTTAAGACAGGGAATAAGGATTCCCTACTCCTGTCGCGCCGGTGTCTGCCACTCCTGCCTGCTTAAATTGAAAAGCGGCCTGCCTCCTGAAGGAAGCCAGCGTTCCTTAACCCCTCTGCAAATAAAAAAAGGGTATATTCTTGCCTGCCAAAGTACCGTGTCAGAAAATCTTGATATCGAATATATTCAACGGGATGAGATGCCTGCCACAATTATTGCAAAGGAAATGTTAACCCCCACCCGCATACTGTTGACTTTAACCACCCGCTTTCCTGTCGCCACTGATACCTTATCCTCTTCCCTGTTGCTTAGCCTGTGCTTTGCTGACAACCTCACTGGTCACTTCCCTGTGGAAAGCGTATCCGGTGAGAGTAATGAGATAAAAATAGCCCTGGAAAGAAAAGCCGGAGACCCCCTGAGTGCCTGGATATACGAACATGCAACACCCGGCGTCCAACTAATGATCAAAATCATCGAAAATAGCAATGACTGA
- a CDS encoding fumarate hydratase produces the protein MNVIREEDVVQSVAEALQFISYYHPVDFIQAVHKAWENEPSKAAKDAMAQILINSRMCAMGKRPVCQDTGIVTAFLRIGMNARFETDRTIDELINEGVRQAYTHPDNVLRASILADPAGARKNTRDNTPAVIHISMVPGDKVEVDIAAKGGGSENKSKLAMLNPSDNIVDWVRKTVPTMGAGWCPPGMLGIGIGGTAEKAAILAKESLMDPVDIHELRDRGPDNRIEELRLEIFDAVNSLGIGAQGLGGLTTVLDVKIKDYPTHAASLPVAMIPNCAATRHIHFTLDGSGPAVLTPPLLEDYPQIVQEVDDSVLKVNLDTVTHDEIKSWKPGDTILLSGKLLTGRDAAHKRIIDMLAKGEELPVDLKGRFIYYVGPVDPVRDEVVGPAGPTTSTRMDKFTRTLLEETGLSGMIGKAERGPAAIEAIRDNESVYLIAVGGAAYLVSQAVKKADVVAFPELGMEAIYEFDVEDMPVTVAVDHTGDSVHITGPQIWKKKIEAEALRIK, from the coding sequence ATGAATGTAATTCGTGAAGAAGATGTTGTTCAGAGTGTAGCGGAAGCGCTTCAGTTTATCTCCTATTATCATCCTGTTGATTTTATCCAGGCTGTTCATAAGGCATGGGAAAACGAACCCTCGAAAGCGGCTAAGGATGCCATGGCCCAGATTCTGATTAACTCCAGGATGTGTGCCATGGGCAAGCGCCCGGTTTGTCAGGATACGGGCATTGTCACTGCTTTTCTCCGAATTGGTATGAATGCCCGCTTTGAAACAGACAGAACCATTGATGAGCTGATTAATGAAGGGGTTCGCCAGGCCTATACCCATCCAGACAATGTTCTCAGGGCTTCCATTCTTGCTGATCCGGCGGGTGCCAGAAAAAATACCAGGGATAACACGCCAGCGGTGATTCATATCAGTATGGTACCGGGTGATAAAGTAGAAGTTGATATTGCGGCTAAAGGGGGAGGCTCCGAGAATAAATCCAAGCTGGCTATGCTTAATCCCTCTGACAATATTGTGGATTGGGTCAGGAAAACTGTCCCGACAATGGGAGCAGGCTGGTGCCCTCCAGGTATGCTGGGCATTGGTATTGGAGGCACGGCTGAAAAGGCTGCGATTCTGGCAAAAGAGTCATTGATGGATCCTGTGGATATCCATGAGTTAAGGGATCGTGGCCCGGATAATAGAATCGAGGAGCTGCGCCTGGAAATTTTTGATGCAGTGAACAGTCTGGGTATTGGTGCCCAGGGATTGGGTGGCCTGACTACGGTGCTGGATGTAAAAATCAAGGATTATCCAACCCATGCCGCCTCTTTGCCGGTTGCCATGATTCCGAACTGTGCCGCTACCCGCCATATCCACTTTACCCTGGATGGCTCAGGCCCTGCGGTATTAACGCCCCCCCTGTTAGAGGATTATCCCCAGATCGTTCAGGAGGTGGATGATAGTGTCCTGAAAGTCAATCTGGATACCGTTACCCATGATGAAATAAAAAGCTGGAAGCCCGGCGATACTATTTTACTGTCCGGTAAACTGTTGACCGGTCGGGATGCAGCCCATAAGCGTATTATTGATATGCTGGCCAAAGGAGAAGAGCTGCCTGTGGATCTTAAAGGCCGCTTTATCTACTACGTAGGGCCGGTTGACCCGGTTCGTGATGAAGTGGTTGGTCCTGCGGGTCCAACCACCTCTACTCGAATGGATAAGTTTACCCGCACCTTGCTGGAAGAAACCGGCCTGTCCGGTATGATTGGCAAGGCTGAACGTGGGCCAGCGGCCATTGAGGCCATCCGTGATAATGAGTCAGTCTATCTGATTGCTGTGGGCGGTGCAGCCTACCTGGTTTCCCAGGCCGTTAAAAAAGCGGATGTGGTGGCTTTCCCTGAACTGGGAATGGAAGCCATCTACGAGTTTGATGTGGAAGATATGCCCGTAACGGTAGCGGTTGATCATACCGGGGATTCAGTACATATCACCGGACCGCAGATTTGGAAGAAGAAGATTGAGGCAGAGGCTTTAAGAATTAAGTAA
- a CDS encoding valine--tRNA ligase: protein MEKTFKPHSIERARYQTWEEKGYFAPSGEGSPYTIMIPPPNVTGSLHMGHAFQHSIMDAMTRYQRMKGKNTLWQVGTDHAGIATQMVVERKLAAEENKSRHDLGREKFLEKVWEWKEQSGDHITQQMRRLGNSVDWDSERFTMDEGFYKAVQEVFVRLYEDNLIYRGKRLVNWDPKLHTAISDLEVENKDVKGHMWHLRYPLADGEKTAEGKDYIVVATTRPETMLGDTGVAVNPEDPRYQALIGKDIMLPLVNRRIPIVADEHADMEKGTGCVKITPAHDFNDNEVGKRCGLPMINVMTLNGDICNQGQAFNMDGTPNTSVDTTIPEKYQGLERFAARKQIVADFEAAGLLEEIKDHDLTVPYGDRSGVVIEPLLTDQWFVRAKPLAEPALEAVEDGRIKFVPQQYENMYYSWMRDIQDWCISRQLWWGHRIPAWYDAEGNVYVGRNEEEVRAKHSLAEDIALKQDNDVLDTWFSSALWTFGTLGWPEATERLKTFHPTDVLVTGFDIIFFWVARMIMMTMHFMKDEDGQPQVPFKHVYVTGLIRDEQGQKMSKSKGNVLDPLDMIDGIDLESLVTKRTGNMMQPQMAAKIEKNTRKTFPEGITAHGTDALRYTLYSLASTGRDINWDMKRLEGYRNFCNKILNAGNYVLMNTQGQDCGQNGGDIELTLADRWILSKLQRTTAQIEKNMSEFRLDHASQNLYDFIWNEYCAWYLELSKPVIWDESAPEARKRGTRQTLVRVLESIMRLAHPFMPYITEEIWQNIKELAGVEGETLMLQAFPQATQSQIDEQAEQDIEWLKGFIVGIRNIRGELNIGPAKQLDVILRNTSKDDQSRLEQNRTFLMSLAKLASIRILGEGEEAPMSTTQLVGEMEVLVPMAGLIDKDAEIKRLTKEVEKLAKEVLRFEGKLNNERFISKAPANVVEKEKAKLEDAKSAKATLEQQLEAISAL from the coding sequence ATGGAAAAGACGTTCAAACCCCACTCCATCGAACGCGCCCGGTATCAGACCTGGGAAGAAAAAGGCTATTTCGCCCCTTCCGGTGAAGGTTCCCCCTACACCATTATGATTCCGCCTCCCAATGTCACCGGCAGCCTGCATATGGGCCATGCTTTTCAGCACTCCATTATGGACGCCATGACCCGCTACCAGCGCATGAAAGGCAAGAATACCTTATGGCAGGTGGGTACTGACCACGCTGGCATTGCCACCCAGATGGTGGTGGAGCGGAAACTGGCTGCGGAGGAAAACAAATCCCGTCATGATCTGGGCAGGGAGAAGTTCCTGGAAAAAGTCTGGGAATGGAAGGAGCAATCCGGTGACCACATTACCCAGCAGATGCGCCGTTTAGGTAACTCTGTTGACTGGGACAGTGAACGCTTCACCATGGACGAAGGCTTCTACAAAGCCGTCCAGGAAGTCTTTGTCAGACTGTACGAGGATAACCTGATTTATCGTGGCAAGCGCCTGGTTAACTGGGATCCCAAGCTTCACACCGCCATCTCCGATTTGGAAGTAGAGAATAAAGACGTTAAGGGCCATATGTGGCACCTGCGTTACCCACTGGCTGACGGTGAGAAAACCGCTGAAGGCAAAGACTATATTGTTGTTGCCACCACCCGTCCGGAAACCATGCTGGGTGACACCGGTGTTGCCGTTAATCCGGAAGACCCAAGATACCAGGCCCTGATTGGCAAAGACATTATGCTGCCCCTGGTTAATCGCCGTATTCCTATCGTTGCCGATGAGCATGCGGATATGGAAAAAGGCACTGGCTGCGTAAAAATAACACCCGCACACGACTTTAACGATAATGAAGTGGGCAAACGCTGCGGCTTACCCATGATCAACGTGATGACCCTGAATGGCGATATCTGCAATCAGGGCCAGGCATTCAATATGGACGGTACGCCCAATACCAGCGTAGATACCACCATTCCTGAAAAATACCAGGGGCTGGAACGCTTTGCTGCCCGTAAGCAGATTGTGGCTGACTTTGAAGCCGCCGGGCTGCTGGAAGAGATTAAGGATCATGACCTGACCGTGCCCTACGGTGACCGTTCCGGCGTGGTTATTGAACCGCTGCTCACCGACCAATGGTTTGTGCGTGCCAAGCCCCTGGCTGAACCGGCTCTGGAAGCGGTTGAAGATGGTCGTATAAAATTCGTTCCCCAGCAATACGAGAATATGTACTACTCCTGGATGCGTGATATCCAGGACTGGTGTATTTCCCGTCAGCTCTGGTGGGGTCACCGTATTCCTGCCTGGTATGATGCGGAAGGCAATGTCTATGTTGGCCGTAATGAAGAAGAAGTCCGGGCTAAACACAGCCTGGCCGAAGACATAGCATTGAAACAGGACAACGACGTTCTGGACACCTGGTTCTCTTCTGCACTATGGACCTTCGGAACCCTGGGCTGGCCAGAGGCCACCGAGCGCCTGAAAACCTTCCATCCCACTGATGTACTGGTCACCGGCTTTGATATCATCTTCTTCTGGGTTGCCCGGATGATTATGATGACCATGCACTTTATGAAAGACGAAGACGGTCAACCCCAGGTACCGTTCAAGCATGTCTATGTTACTGGTCTGATTCGTGATGAACAGGGTCAGAAAATGTCCAAGTCCAAGGGCAACGTCCTTGATCCGCTGGATATGATTGACGGCATCGATCTAGAAAGCCTGGTCACCAAGCGCACCGGTAATATGATGCAGCCCCAGATGGCTGCCAAAATCGAAAAAAACACCCGCAAGACCTTCCCTGAGGGCATTACCGCCCACGGCACCGATGCCTTGCGTTATACCCTGTACTCCCTGGCCTCCACCGGCCGTGATATCAACTGGGATATGAAGCGTCTGGAGGGTTACCGTAATTTCTGTAACAAAATCTTGAATGCCGGTAACTATGTACTGATGAACACCCAGGGCCAGGATTGCGGTCAAAACGGCGGTGACATCGAACTCACCCTGGCAGACCGCTGGATTCTTTCCAAGCTGCAACGGACCACAGCCCAGATTGAAAAGAACATGAGTGAGTTCCGGCTCGACCATGCCTCCCAGAATCTGTACGACTTTATCTGGAATGAATACTGCGCCTGGTATCTGGAGCTGTCCAAACCGGTAATCTGGGATGAAAGCGCACCAGAAGCACGCAAACGGGGCACCCGCCAGACACTGGTTCGTGTTCTGGAAAGCATTATGCGCCTGGCACATCCTTTTATGCCTTATATCACTGAAGAGATCTGGCAAAACATCAAGGAACTGGCTGGCGTTGAAGGTGAAACCCTGATGCTGCAAGCCTTCCCTCAGGCAACCCAGAGCCAGATAGACGAACAGGCTGAACAGGATATTGAATGGCTGAAAGGCTTTATTGTGGGCATTCGTAATATCCGTGGCGAGCTCAACATTGGCCCGGCTAAACAATTAGACGTAATCCTGCGTAACACCTCCAAAGACGACCAAAGCCGTCTTGAGCAGAACCGCACTTTCCTGATGTCCCTGGCAAAGCTGGCCAGTATCAGGATTTTGGGTGAAGGGGAAGAAGCACCTATGTCCACCACCCAGCTGGTCGGTGAAATGGAAGTGCTGGTACCTATGGCTGGGCTGATTGATAAGGATGCTGAAATCAAGCGCCTGACCAAGGAAGTAGAAAAGCTGGCCAAAGAAGTGCTGCGCTTCGAAGGCAAGCTGAATAATGAGCGTTTTATCAGCAAGGCTCCTGCCAATGTTGTGGAGAAAGAAAAAGCCAAGCTGGAGGATGCCAAATCCGCTAAAGCTACGTTAGAGCAGCAACTAGAAGCGATTAGTGCGCTTTAA
- a CDS encoding DNA polymerase III subunit chi, translating into MPQVIFYLLSSDAMTADLFACRLADKAWHEGYSVHLQMDDSIASKQMDKLLWSWREDSFLPHAILSEDSAHQKAAPITIGHDAQPDEQTSGMLINMATTLPRFYHQFQRICEIVTQDANSTELSRKKFRMYQQAGIKPKTYKM; encoded by the coding sequence ATGCCTCAAGTTATATTTTATTTACTCTCCTCTGATGCCATGACAGCAGACCTCTTTGCCTGCCGGTTGGCGGATAAAGCCTGGCATGAAGGCTATTCTGTCCATCTTCAAATGGACGATTCAATAGCCAGTAAGCAAATGGATAAATTATTGTGGAGTTGGCGCGAGGACAGCTTTCTACCTCACGCTATCCTCTCCGAAGACTCAGCCCATCAAAAAGCAGCCCCCATAACCATTGGTCATGACGCACAGCCAGACGAACAAACCTCAGGAATGCTGATCAATATGGCTACAACCCTCCCCCGCTTCTATCACCAGTTTCAGCGGATATGCGAGATTGTAACCCAGGATGCCAATAGCACTGAGCTTTCACGAAAAAAATTCCGCATGTACCAGCAGGCCGGCATTAAGCCAAAGACTTATAAGATGTAA